In Streptomyces sp. NBC_00878, a single window of DNA contains:
- a CDS encoding rhomboid family intramembrane serine protease, whose amino-acid sequence MVIPVHDVNPVRRTPYVTYALIAANFVVFLATPGAAGSIGGESGLAQLCHLQAFLDHWAAVPRELIHNQTPTVVPTGDVGVGSGGPGCVVGPPGYDKSPPLSVLTAMFLHGSWLHLLGNMLFLLIFGNNIEDRLGHVRYVLFYVACGYAAAYGFAFVNADSGDPLIGASGAIAGVLGAYLVLYPKARVWVLVPFLIFLPLRLPAWMVLGSWFVLQAVYSSGTGVSEAGTVAYVAHVVGFLAGMLLAWPLRPGTPPPPEPRGLLWGRRARPRW is encoded by the coding sequence GTGGTCATACCCGTCCATGACGTGAATCCGGTCCGGCGCACGCCGTATGTGACGTACGCGCTGATCGCCGCCAACTTCGTGGTGTTCCTGGCCACTCCGGGTGCGGCGGGCTCGATCGGCGGTGAGAGCGGTCTGGCCCAGCTGTGCCATCTCCAGGCGTTCCTGGACCACTGGGCGGCGGTGCCGCGCGAGCTGATCCACAACCAGACACCGACGGTCGTCCCCACCGGTGACGTGGGCGTGGGATCCGGAGGCCCCGGCTGCGTGGTGGGCCCGCCGGGCTACGACAAGTCGCCCCCGCTGTCGGTCCTCACGGCGATGTTCCTGCACGGCAGCTGGCTGCACCTGCTCGGCAACATGCTGTTCCTGCTGATCTTCGGCAACAACATCGAGGACCGCCTCGGCCACGTCCGCTACGTGCTGTTCTACGTGGCCTGCGGCTACGCGGCGGCGTACGGCTTCGCCTTCGTCAACGCCGACTCCGGCGACCCGCTGATCGGCGCGTCGGGCGCGATCGCGGGCGTCCTGGGCGCGTATCTGGTGCTCTATCCGAAGGCCAGGGTCTGGGTCCTCGTCCCGTTCCTGATCTTCCTGCCGCTGCGCCTGCCCGCCTGGATGGTGCTGGGCTCCTGGTTCGTCCTCCAGGCGGTGTACTCGTCCGGCACGGGCGTGTCCGAGGCAGGCACCGTCGCGTACGTGGCCCACGTCGTCGGCTTCCTGGCAGGCATGCTCCTCGCCTGGCCCCTGCGCCCCGGCACCCCACCACCACCCGAGCCACGCGGCCTGCTGTGGGGCAGACGCGCGCGACCGCGGTGGTGA
- the hemE gene encoding uroporphyrinogen decarboxylase: MSAIDRPKGQQPTATYDSTFLKACRREPVPHTPVWFMRQAGRSLPEYLKVREGIPMLESCMRPELVTEITLQPVRRHDVDAAIYFSDIVVPLKAIGVDLDIKPGVGPVVAKPIRSRADLAQLRELTPDDVSYVTEAIGLLTRELGPTPLIGFAGAPFTLASYLVEGGPSRNHEHTKALMYGDPQLWADLLDRLADITAAFLKVQIEAGASAVQLFDSWVGALAPADYRRSVMPASTKVFKAVEEYGVPRIHFGVGTGELLGLMGEAGADVVGVDWRVPLDEAARRVGPGKALQGNLDPAVLFAPTEAVEEKTQEVLDAAAGLEGHIFNLGHGVLPSMDPDALTRLVEYVHTRTAR; the protein is encoded by the coding sequence GTGAGCGCCATTGACCGCCCCAAGGGCCAGCAGCCGACAGCGACGTACGACTCCACCTTCCTCAAGGCGTGCCGGCGCGAGCCCGTGCCGCACACGCCCGTGTGGTTCATGCGGCAGGCCGGGCGGTCACTGCCCGAGTATCTGAAAGTGCGCGAGGGCATCCCCATGCTGGAGTCCTGCATGCGCCCCGAACTGGTCACCGAGATCACGCTCCAGCCGGTACGGCGGCACGACGTGGACGCGGCGATCTACTTCAGCGACATCGTCGTACCCCTGAAGGCCATCGGTGTCGACCTCGACATCAAGCCCGGTGTGGGTCCGGTCGTCGCCAAGCCGATCCGCTCCCGCGCCGACCTCGCCCAGCTGCGCGAGCTGACGCCCGACGACGTCTCGTACGTCACCGAGGCGATCGGGCTGCTCACCCGCGAACTCGGCCCGACACCCCTCATCGGCTTCGCCGGCGCGCCCTTCACGCTCGCCAGCTACCTCGTGGAGGGCGGCCCGTCCCGCAACCACGAGCACACCAAGGCGCTCATGTACGGCGACCCGCAGCTGTGGGCCGACCTGCTCGACCGGCTCGCGGACATCACGGCGGCCTTCCTCAAGGTGCAGATCGAGGCGGGGGCCAGTGCCGTCCAGCTCTTCGACTCCTGGGTCGGCGCGCTCGCACCCGCCGACTACCGGCGGTCCGTGATGCCCGCCTCGACGAAGGTGTTCAAGGCCGTCGAGGAGTACGGCGTGCCGCGCATCCACTTCGGGGTCGGCACCGGTGAGCTGCTCGGGCTGATGGGCGAGGCCGGTGCGGATGTCGTCGGAGTCGACTGGCGCGTCCCGCTCGACGAGGCCGCCCGGCGGGTCGGGCCCGGCAAGGCGCTCCAGGGCAACCTCGACCCTGCCGTGCTCTTCGCCCCGACCGAGGCCGTCGAGGAGAAGACCCAGGAGGTCCTCGACGCCGCGGCCGGTCTGGAGGGGCACATCTTCAATCTCGGGCACGGTGTCCTGCCGTCGATGGATCCGGACGCGTTGACGCGGCTCGTCGAGTACGTCCACACGCGCACCGCGCGCTAG
- a CDS encoding DUF3000 domain-containing protein, with protein MAAAQGRLSDGAGGMDDSKEGERDAMEAAPLPFRAAVDALGAARLRPQIEIDPTKPPKRLAPFAYALEATVVDDDEDLADGRLVLLHDPAGHDAWQGSFRLVTLVRAELEPEMAADPLLPEVCWSWLTGALQARGLSYGEPSGTVTRAGSHYFGGLADRPPNSQIEIRASWTPREGLGGVPDTASHLASWCDLLAQIAGLPPAAPGDASVVSLPQRRGPQSR; from the coding sequence ATGGCTGCGGCTCAGGGACGACTGTCGGACGGCGCTGGCGGGATGGACGACTCGAAGGAGGGGGAGCGGGATGCGATGGAGGCGGCCCCGCTGCCTTTCCGGGCCGCCGTCGACGCGTTGGGAGCCGCACGGCTGCGGCCGCAGATCGAGATCGACCCGACGAAACCGCCGAAGCGACTCGCCCCCTTCGCCTACGCACTGGAGGCCACGGTCGTCGACGACGACGAGGATCTGGCCGACGGCCGACTCGTCCTGCTCCACGACCCGGCCGGGCACGACGCCTGGCAGGGCTCGTTCCGCCTGGTGACCCTGGTCCGCGCGGAGCTGGAGCCCGAGATGGCCGCCGACCCGCTGCTCCCCGAGGTCTGCTGGTCCTGGCTGACCGGCGCGCTCCAGGCCCGCGGCCTCTCCTACGGCGAACCCAGCGGCACGGTCACCCGGGCCGGCTCCCACTACTTCGGCGGCCTCGCGGACCGCCCGCCGAACTCCCAGATCGAGATCCGCGCCTCCTGGACACCCCGCGAAGGCCTGGGCGGTGTGCCCGACACGGCCTCCCACCTGGCCTCCTGGTGCGACCTCCTGGCCCAGATCGCCGGCCTGCCCCCGGCCGCCCCGGGCGACGCCTCCGTCGTCAGCCTCCCGCAGCGCCGGGGCCCGCAGTCCCGCTGA
- a CDS encoding DUF4349 domain-containing protein: MQTRGSGTTGRRSARPVQIISALCLAAALALTGCSGAADGGGSSSDADKAAAPGANEAGAGAADSDASGGKKEQAAAPPKLTAHIIHTASLTVQVKDVPKSLDEARTVVENAGGLVGNETTDRDSKGRERSHVVFRVPSDKYEEVLTELEGSGKLIDRKAKAEDVTDQVVDVESRIKTQRASVIRIRELMDQATKLSDVVTLEGELSTRQADLESLLAQQAALKDRTSLATITLSLSETPVKKAADDDPGFADALGGGWDAFVTMFRWLALALGAVLPFLVGAALLLLLWMRFLRGRTLGRPVAAAPGGAATGTSPLPVAPPVRGDGTDQD, encoded by the coding sequence ATGCAGACGCGTGGCAGTGGTACGACCGGGCGCCGGTCCGCACGACCCGTCCAGATCATTTCGGCGCTGTGCCTCGCCGCGGCCCTCGCGCTGACGGGGTGCTCGGGCGCGGCCGACGGTGGGGGCTCGAGCTCGGATGCCGACAAGGCCGCCGCCCCGGGCGCGAACGAGGCGGGCGCGGGCGCGGCCGACAGCGACGCGAGCGGCGGCAAGAAGGAGCAGGCCGCCGCGCCACCGAAGCTGACCGCCCACATCATCCACACCGCGTCCCTGACCGTGCAGGTCAAGGATGTGCCGAAGTCCCTCGACGAGGCCCGCACGGTGGTCGAGAACGCGGGCGGCCTGGTCGGCAACGAAACCACGGACCGCGACTCCAAGGGCCGCGAGCGCTCCCATGTCGTCTTCCGGGTGCCTTCGGACAAGTACGAGGAGGTGCTCACGGAGCTGGAGGGCTCGGGCAAGCTCATCGACCGCAAGGCGAAGGCCGAGGACGTCACGGACCAGGTCGTCGACGTGGAGAGCCGTATCAAGACGCAGCGCGCCAGCGTGATACGGATCCGCGAGCTGATGGACCAGGCGACCAAGCTGAGTGATGTGGTCACCCTTGAGGGCGAGTTGAGCACCCGGCAGGCCGACCTGGAGTCGCTGCTGGCCCAGCAGGCGGCCCTGAAGGACCGTACGAGCCTGGCCACGATCACCCTGTCGCTGTCCGAGACGCCGGTGAAGAAGGCCGCGGACGACGACCCGGGGTTCGCCGACGCGCTCGGCGGCGGCTGGGACGCGTTCGTCACCATGTTCCGCTGGCTCGCGCTCGCCCTCGGTGCGGTCCTGCCCTTCCTGGTGGGCGCGGCGCTGCTGCTGCTCCTGTGGATGCGTTTCCTGCGCGGCCGGACCCTGGGCCGCCCGGTCGCGGCGGCCCCGGGCGGCGCGGCCACGGGCACGAGCCCGCTGCCGGTCGCCCCGCCGGTCAGGGGAGACGGCACCGACCAGGACTGA
- a CDS encoding FAD-dependent oxidoreductase: protein MDMSPVSRTKERLVVVGGDAAGMSAASQARRLKGLDELEIVAFERGHFSSYSACGIPYWVGGDVAERDQLIARSPEEHRARGIDLRMRTEVTELDVAGGRVRSRDLESGDEAWTSYDKLVLATGAHPMRPSLPGIDAPGVHGVQTLDDGQALLDTLARTAGRRAVVIGAGYIGVEMAEALINRGYEVTVVNRGQEPMSTLDPDMGRLVHVEMEGLGITMVNDAEVTKILTGADGRARAVVTEDAEYPADVVVLGIGVRPETALAESAGLPLGDHRGLLTDLAMRVRGHENIWAGGDCVEVLDLVSGRERHIALGTHANKHGQVIGTNVGGGYATFPGVVGTAVSKVCALEIARTGLREKDARRAGLQFETVTIESTSRAGYYPGAGLMTVKMLAERRTGRLLGVQIVGQEGAAKRVDIAAVALTACMTVEQMTALDLGYAPPFSPVWDPILVAARKAVTAVRGRTT, encoded by the coding sequence ATGGACATGAGCCCCGTGAGCCGTACGAAGGAACGCCTGGTGGTCGTCGGTGGGGACGCGGCGGGCATGTCCGCCGCGTCCCAGGCACGCCGTCTGAAGGGCCTCGACGAGCTGGAGATCGTGGCGTTCGAGCGGGGCCACTTCAGCTCCTACTCGGCCTGTGGCATCCCCTACTGGGTCGGCGGTGACGTCGCGGAGCGGGACCAGTTGATCGCGCGGTCACCGGAGGAGCACCGGGCGCGCGGGATCGACCTGCGGATGCGTACGGAGGTCACGGAACTCGACGTCGCCGGCGGCCGCGTACGCTCCCGGGACCTGGAGTCCGGGGACGAGGCGTGGACGTCGTACGACAAGCTCGTGCTCGCGACGGGCGCGCACCCGATGCGGCCATCGCTGCCGGGCATCGACGCACCAGGGGTGCACGGCGTGCAGACCCTCGACGACGGTCAGGCCCTCCTCGACACGCTGGCCCGTACGGCGGGCCGCCGCGCGGTGGTGATCGGCGCGGGTTACATCGGCGTGGAGATGGCCGAGGCGCTGATCAACCGCGGGTACGAGGTGACGGTCGTCAACCGCGGCCAGGAACCCATGTCGACGCTGGACCCGGACATGGGCCGGCTGGTGCACGTGGAGATGGAGGGCCTCGGCATCACGATGGTGAACGACGCCGAGGTCACCAAGATCCTTACCGGCGCGGACGGCCGGGCCCGGGCGGTCGTCACGGAGGACGCCGAGTACCCGGCGGACGTGGTGGTCCTGGGCATCGGTGTCCGCCCCGAGACCGCGCTCGCCGAGAGCGCGGGGCTGCCGCTGGGCGACCACCGCGGGCTGCTGACCGATCTGGCGATGCGGGTGCGCGGGCACGAGAACATCTGGGCGGGCGGCGACTGCGTCGAGGTCCTCGACCTGGTCTCGGGCCGCGAACGCCACATCGCCCTCGGCACCCACGCGAACAAGCACGGCCAGGTGATCGGCACGAACGTCGGCGGCGGTTACGCCACGTTCCCCGGCGTCGTCGGCACGGCGGTCAGCAAGGTCTGCGCTCTGGAGATCGCCCGCACCGGCCTGCGCGAGAAGGACGCCCGCCGGGCGGGCCTCCAGTTCGAAACGGTCACCATCGAGTCGACGAGCCGCGCGGGCTACTACCCGGGCGCCGGCCTCATGACGGTCAAGATGCTCGCCGAACGCCGCACCGGCCGCCTCCTCGGCGTCCAGATCGTCGGCCAGGAGGGCGCCGCCAAACGCGTCGACATCGCCGCGGTGGCACTCACCGCCTGCATGACGGTGGAACAGATGACAGCCCTGGACCTCGGCTACGCCCCACCGTTCTCCCCGGTCTGGGACCCCATCCTGGTAGCGGCCCGCAAGGCGGTAACGGCGGTACGGGGAAGGACGACCTAG
- a CDS encoding response regulator transcription factor → MSVLLEQPASLVAYRPNKPTAMVVVADPRVRSTVTRHLWALGVRDVIEASSVAEARPRIGNPRDICVADVHLPDGSGLTLLSETRAAGWPNGLALSAADDIGAVRNALAGGVKGYVVTGTRTNLGLPTRPGAAPIGSAAARMHRRPPGSPSHPGGYRELSGREVEVLRLVAEGQSNKAIGVSMGLSALTVKSHLARIARKLGTGDRAGMVAVALRTGIIH, encoded by the coding sequence GTGTCCGTTCTCCTCGAGCAGCCCGCAAGCCTGGTCGCCTACCGCCCGAACAAGCCGACCGCGATGGTGGTCGTGGCCGATCCCCGTGTGCGCTCCACCGTCACCCGCCACCTGTGGGCGCTCGGTGTTCGCGACGTGATCGAGGCCTCGTCCGTCGCGGAGGCTCGTCCCCGCATCGGCAACCCCCGCGACATCTGTGTCGCAGACGTCCATCTCCCCGACGGCTCCGGCCTCACGCTCCTGTCCGAAACCCGGGCCGCGGGCTGGCCGAACGGCCTGGCCCTCTCCGCCGCCGACGACATCGGCGCCGTACGCAACGCCCTCGCGGGCGGCGTCAAGGGCTACGTCGTCACCGGCACCCGTACGAACCTGGGGCTGCCCACCCGACCGGGCGCCGCCCCGATCGGCTCGGCCGCCGCCCGTATGCACCGCCGCCCCCCGGGGTCCCCGAGCCACCCGGGCGGCTACCGCGAGCTGTCCGGCCGTGAGGTCGAGGTGCTCCGGCTGGTGGCGGAGGGCCAGTCGAACAAGGCCATCGGCGTCTCGATGGGCCTGTCCGCGCTGACCGTCAAGAGCCACCTCGCCCGCATCGCCCGCAAGCTCGGCACGGGCGACCGCGCCGGCATGGTCGCGGTCGCCCTGCGCACGGGAATCATCCACTGA